The DNA window CAGTGGCAGGCCCACATAGCCCAAGCCGATGATGGCGAGTTTCAAATGATTCAATTCCATGGGGTTACTCTTTTAAGACGAAATAGACCGCGATCAGGCGTTCTGGCTATACCAATCGACCGCTTCGGTCAGCCCTTCGCGCAAGCGGTGCGTGGGCGCATAGCCCAGAAAATTCGCTGCCTTGCTGATGTCGGCCAGACTATGGCGCACATCGCCTGGGCGAAAATCGCGGTAAGTGGGTCTAGCATCCTCCAAGTGCGGATAACGCGAAAGAAGTTGCTGCTGAATTTCGCCATACAACTCATTCAGCGTAGTGCGATCGCCTACAGCCACGTTATAGACCTGATTGACTGCGTCTGGATTGTTCGTGGTGGCTGCCAGCAAGTTGGCTTGCACTGCGTTATCGATATAGCAGAAGTCGCGGCTGGTTTCGCCATCGCCATTGATATAGACCGGTTCACCTTTGATCAGGGCCGCCGTCCACTTGGGAATCACTGCCGCATAGGCACCATCCGGGTCTTGCCGACGACCAAACACATTGAAGTAACGCAGCCCGATACATTCCATGCCATAGGTCTTGGCAAACACATCGGCATAGAGTTCATTCACCACCTTGGTGACCGCATAGGGTGACAGCGGCCGGCCAATCTTATCTTCCTCCTTCGGCAGATCGGGATGATCGCCATAGGTGGAGCTGCTCGCGGCATACACAAATCGCTTGACCTTCGCATCGCGCGCGGCGACCAGCATGTTCAGAAAGCCATCAATGTTATTCGCATTGGCGGTGATGGGGTCTTCAATCGAACGCGGCACCGAACCCAGCGCCGCCTGGTGCAGAACAACATCAACGCCGTCACACGCCTGTTTACACGCAGCCAGATCGCGAATATCTCCTTTGATAAAGCGAAAGCGTTGCCATTGCTCGGCAGTGACTAATGATTGCACTTCAACCAGATTCTTCTGGTGTCCCGTGGAGAAGTTATCCAACCCAACAACGGTTTGGTTCTGCTTCAGCAAGGTTTCTAAAAGATTGGAGCCGATGAAGCCGGCGACGCCGGTGATGAGATATTTCATTTGTTGATGGCCTCGTTCCATGCAGCGTAATCACAACTGCCCGCGCTATCGGAATTAAAGTGAATCTGACATCGACACTCAAAAGCAGTATTGACCGAGTTCAATTATTTTGCTCCGCCAAAACGTCACGATATGTAGCCAGATACTGATCAGCCATTTTTTCTAAAGTAAACTTTTCCGATTGCTTGCGGGAAGTAGTGGCCATGCTTTTAAAACCTTTATCATGTATATTTTCCACCGAAGCACGGATGCCACTAACCCATTCATCCACAGATTCAGGTGAATCTACCAAAATTACTGAAGGATTATCCTCGTCCAACACCTCGCGCAGACCGTCCACATTGGAGGCTACCACGGGTAAACCCGTAGACATTCCCTCTACTGCCACCAGACCAAATCCTTCCCAAAG is part of the Ectothiorhodosinus mongolicus genome and encodes:
- a CDS encoding SDR family oxidoreductase — encoded protein: MERGHQQMKYLITGVAGFIGSNLLETLLKQNQTVVGLDNFSTGHQKNLVEVQSLVTAEQWQRFRFIKGDIRDLAACKQACDGVDVVLHQAALGSVPRSIEDPITANANNIDGFLNMLVAARDAKVKRFVYAASSSTYGDHPDLPKEEDKIGRPLSPYAVTKVVNELYADVFAKTYGMECIGLRYFNVFGRRQDPDGAYAAVIPKWTAALIKGEPVYINGDGETSRDFCYIDNAVQANLLAATTNNPDAVNQVYNVAVGDRTTLNELYGEIQQQLLSRYPHLEDARPTYRDFRPGDVRHSLADISKAANFLGYAPTHRLREGLTEAVDWYSQNA